A genomic region of Gadus macrocephalus chromosome 5, ASM3116895v1 contains the following coding sequences:
- the cfd gene encoding complement factor D encodes MRDASPRRSGVYKSRPAGAAAERSRMKLCLLIALLALLSSQSEGIMGGQEAPAHSRPYMASVQMPNGENWKHECGGFLVADQWVMTAVHCLPTGANGRKVVLGAHSLSGTEETKQTFDIVVHNNPNFNQLNYDNDIALLKLDRPITVSESVRAIEYQRAGGTNPPVGAEVETAGWGSVNNLEGRTDRLKEVAMDVVDPELCARYDYYGSKFTSNMMCSHKLCPKPCRHRTKTEDTCDGDSGGPLIYNGVVVGITSNGGKRCGQVKKPGIYTIISLYTEWINSTMSL; translated from the exons ATGAGGGATGCGTCCCCCCGGAGGAGCGGGGTCTATAAGAGCCGGCCGGCCGGGGCGGCCGCAGAACGCTCCAGGATGAAGCTCTGCCTGCTGATCGCTCTGCTGGCGCTGCTCTCCTCTCAAA gtgaggGAATCATGGGCGGGCAGGAAGCTCCGGCTCATTCGCGCCCATATATGGCCTCCGTCCAGATGCCGAATGGAGAGAACTGGAAGCACGAGTGCGGTGGCTTCCTGGTGGCCGACCAATGGGTGATGACCGCGGTCCACTGCCTTCCAACCGG GGCCAACGGGAGGAAGGTGGTGCTCGGAGCTCATTCGCTGTCAGGCACGGAGGAAACCAAACAGACGTTTGATATTGTAGTTCACAACAATCCAAACTTCAACCAGCTCAACTACGATAACGACATCGCTTTACTCAAG CTGGACCGGCCAATCACAGTGTCCGAGTCGGTGAGAGCCATCGAGTACCAGCGGGCGGGGGGTACCAACCCACCTGTTGGCGCCGAGGTGGAGACCGCGGGCTGGGGTTCGGTCAACAACCTGGAGGGGCGCACGGACCGCCTGAAGGAGGTGGCCATGGACGTGGTGGACCCCGAGCTGTGCGCCCGCTACGACTACTACGGTTCAAAGTTCACCAGCAACATGATGTGCTCCCACAAGCTGTGCCCCAAACCCTGCAGACACAGAACCAAGACCGAGGACACCTGCGAT GGAGACTCGGGCGGACCTCTCATCTATAATGGCGTAGTCGTAGGGATCACATCCAACGGCGGGAAGAGATGTGGTCAGGTGAAGAAGCCGGGTATCTACACCATCATCTCCCTCTACACCGAGTGGATCAACAGCACAATGTCCCTgtag